GGTTTTCCCACGCCTTGAGGACCGCATCCAGGGGGGCCTTCGCCAAGGCCCGGCAATCGGGAAACCGCTCGATGAATTGTTGGTAATAGGGGATCACGGTGTGGACCTGAGTCTGCTGCAGCATGATCTCCGAGAGCCAGATGCGGTAGGGATCCTTCGTGTGCCTCCACGGCAGGTCGCGCCCGTTGGCCCGGTACCACGCCAGCAGGCTTCGTCTCAGACCCGGCAGCCCCCCGGCAGAAGGGAACCCCGCCCCCCCTGGCGACAGGCACGGCCTCACGCCTCCTCCTTTTTCTTGAGGAGTCTTTTGAAGGAAGCGAGGCGCCGATCGATCTCCCGTTCGAACCCCCGCTGCGCCGGGGTGTAAAAGACCGCTTCCATGAGCTTGTCCGGCAGATAGGTTTGGGCGACCAGGGCACCGGGGTGGTCGTGGGGATACAGGTAGCCTTTTCCGTAGCCGAGTTCCTTCATCAGGCGGGTCGGGGCGTTGCGGATGTGCAGGGGAACCGAAAGCGCTCCATGCTGCTCGATCGCAGCACGGACCCGCTTCTCGGCCATATAGAGGGCATTGCTCTTCGGCGCGGCAGCCAGGTAGACGGCGGCCTGCATCAGCGCCAGCCGCGCCTCGGGCGGGCCGACCTTCTCCCACGCCTCGAAAGCAGCCAATGCGGCCGGCAGAGCCTGAGGGTCAGCGAGCCCGACGTCCTCCGATGCGAAACGGATCATGCGGCGGGCGATGAACAGGGCGTCCTCCCCCGCTTCAAGCATCCGGTACAGCCAATAGACCGCCGCCTGGGCATCCCCTCCCCTCAGACTCTTATGAAAAGCGGAGATCAGGTTGTAGTGCTCCTCCCCGGCCTTGTCGTATGCCAATGCCTTCCGGCTGAGGGCCTGTTCCAATTCCCCGGTCTCTAGCGGCTTTTCAGGTTCAGGACCGGCCAGGTGGTAATCGGCGGCCGCTTCGAGATCGTTCAGGGCCACACGGGCGTCGCCCTGCGAAAGACTCACCAGGAAATCCAGCGCCTCCGGGGTCAATCGCAACCCCATTTCCCCGAGACCCTTTTCTTTATCTGCCAGCGCGCGTTCCAGGAGTCTCCGGATATCCTGATCCGACAAGGGCTTCAGCGTCATCACCCGCGCCCTGGAAAGAAGCGGGGCAATCACCTCGAAGGAAGGATTCTCGGTCGTCGCCCCGACCAGGACGATCAGGCCGTTTTCCAAGTGGGGAAGAAAGGCGTCCTGCTGAGCCTTGTTCAAGCGATGGATCTCGTCCACAAAGAGAAGCGTAGCCCTGCCGCTGCGCTCCTTTTCCTTCTGAGCCGCCTCGACGACCTCACGCAGGTCCTTGACGCCGGAGGTGACCGCCGAAAAAGAACGGAACGGCAATCGGCTGTACCGCTCCATGAGTCTCGCGAGCGTCGTCTTGCCGCTGCCGGGAGGCCCCCAGAGGATGACCGAACTCATGCGCCCGGATTCCAGGGCCCTTGCCAGAGGCCTGTCCGAGCCCAGGAGATGCCCCTGCCCCACCATCTCCTCCAAAGCGGCGGGGCGCATTCTCTCAGCGAGCGGGGCACCCTTTCGATCTGCAGACATGCCGCTCAAAGCTGCTTGTCCTCCCGGCCCAGCGACGTGCTGATGGCACGCATCAGCCCATCCAGATGCAGCGGTTTGAAGGCAATCAAATCCGCTCCCAACTCCTTCATACGTGCCTGTCCCGGCTGACGGCCCTTCGTCTTGAGCACCACCAGCAACGTCCCGAGATTCTTTTTACGAAGCCTGGGCAGAAGGATCGCAGGGTCCCATTCCTTATTGTCTGCGTCCATCACCAGCATGTCGTAGCGACCCCTGCGGGGAGCCCTCAGCACCTGTTGGAGACGGGAGGCCTCCGTCACCCGGCATCCCTTGTCATTCAAAACTTCACAGAGAAGGCGTCTGATCATCGCGTCGTCCGAGCACACCAGCACCTCTTGCCCTTTCAGCCTGCTGGAGCACGCGCGGGCCCCCATCGTCCTGGGTGCGGCCACTGCGGGCAGTTGCATCACGACCTGGGTTCCCCCGCCGGGCGGGCTGACCAGTTCAATGGCCCCCCCGTGTCGATTGAACACGCAGGAGGCCAACGGGAGGCCCATACCGAGACGGCCGCCATCCCTCGTCGTAAAAAAGGGCTCGAAAACCCTCTGCCGCACCGTTTCGCTGATCCCCGGTCCGTTGTCCAGTACATAGACCCAGGCATGACCAAGATTCTCCTCCATAGACACATGAACTTCTCCACTTTTACCCACCGCTTCGAGGGCGTTTTCGATGACCGCAGCGAAGGCCTCTTTCAGATGCGCCCCATTCCCCTGCACATGGACATCCGTCCGCAGATGCGTTTGGATCTTCGGCCCCCCGTTTTCGGAGCCGGTGCGCCGGCGCCAGTCGATGCACGCCTCTTCAAGCGCCTCCTGGACCAGATTCTTCAAGGCCCGAGGATGCTTCTCTCTGCCGACCGCTGCAGCGCGACAAAGCTTCTCGACCTGTCGCAGGACCTGCACTCCCCGCCTCAGGGACTCCGGGGCCGAACCCTGTGAGCGGTCGGACTGTGCGCCGCCCCCGGAAGCTACGACTATTTCATCGAGAAGCATCTCCACGAGCGGACCCGCTTCAGACGTCACCACCCTGGCGAGATCCAGGGCCCCTCTCATCCTCTCAGCGCGCAGCAGCTCGGCTTCACTCAAGGCCCGCTCCCCGCACTCGATGACGCCCAGAAGGAAGGCGCGCCGCCCCATGTGAAGGATCTTCCGCACGAAGACCTCGCACAAGATGCGCCGGCCAT
The DNA window shown above is from Desulfatiglans anilini DSM 4660 and carries:
- a CDS encoding replication-associated recombination protein A, with the translated sequence MSADRKGAPLAERMRPAALEEMVGQGHLLGSDRPLARALESGRMSSVILWGPPGSGKTTLARLMERYSRLPFRSFSAVTSGVKDLREVVEAAQKEKERSGRATLLFVDEIHRLNKAQQDAFLPHLENGLIVLVGATTENPSFEVIAPLLSRARVMTLKPLSDQDIRRLLERALADKEKGLGEMGLRLTPEALDFLVSLSQGDARVALNDLEAAADYHLAGPEPEKPLETGELEQALSRKALAYDKAGEEHYNLISAFHKSLRGGDAQAAVYWLYRMLEAGEDALFIARRMIRFASEDVGLADPQALPAALAAFEAWEKVGPPEARLALMQAAVYLAAAPKSNALYMAEKRVRAAIEQHGALSVPLHIRNAPTRLMKELGYGKGYLYPHDHPGALVAQTYLPDKLMEAVFYTPAQRGFEREIDRRLASFKRLLKKKEEA
- a CDS encoding ATP-binding protein; this translates as MKHHERLQKDIVRLKEKLVQANSEIRQLRKSLDAANGLLEAVPVAVAVVQDGKIVLNNMAAEEGLGVDSGQLQGRSFMDFVHPDCAKEVSAIHHKRSIGKVAPDRYRADLVDKNGRRILCEVFVRKILHMGRRAFLLGVIECGERALSEAELLRAERMRGALDLARVVTSEAGPLVEMLLDEIVVASGGGAQSDRSQGSAPESLRRGVQVLRQVEKLCRAAAVGREKHPRALKNLVQEALEEACIDWRRRTGSENGGPKIQTHLRTDVHVQGNGAHLKEAFAAVIENALEAVGKSGEVHVSMEENLGHAWVYVLDNGPGISETVRQRVFEPFFTTRDGGRLGMGLPLASCVFNRHGGAIELVSPPGGGTQVVMQLPAVAAPRTMGARACSSRLKGQEVLVCSDDAMIRRLLCEVLNDKGCRVTEASRLQQVLRAPRRGRYDMLVMDADNKEWDPAILLPRLRKKNLGTLLVVLKTKGRQPGQARMKELGADLIAFKPLHLDGLMRAISTSLGREDKQL